Within the Terriglobales bacterium genome, the region TCTGGATGAACTCCGCCACGATGCGGTCGCCCTTGAGCGTGGTCATGAGGCGGCCGTCCACGAAGACCGGCGCTTTGGGCTCCTCAAACGTCCCGGGCAGCGAGATGCCGATGTTGGAATGCTTGGACTCGCCCGGCCCGTTCACCACGCATCCCATCACCGCAACCTTCATCTCCTCAACTCCCGCGTAGCGCTCTTTCCATAGCGGCATCTGCTCGCGCAGGTAGGACTGGATCTGCTCCGCCATCTCCTGGAAGAAGGTGCTGGTCGTGCGTCCGCAGCCAGGACACGCGGTGACCTGCGGGGTGAAGCTGCGCATTCCCAGCGACTGCAGGATCTGCTGCGCCACCCGGACTTCCTCGCTGCGATCGCCGCCGGGCGCCGGAGTGAGCGAAACGCGGATGGTGTCGCCGATGCCCTCCTGCAAGAGCACGCCCAGCGCCGCGGTGCTGCTGACGATCCCTTTCGCTCCCATGCCGGCTTCGGTCAACCCGAGGTGCAGGGGATAATCGCAGCGCGCGGCCAGGGCGCGATAGACATCGATCAAGTCCTGCACGCCGCTGACCTTGGCGCTCAGGATGATCTGGTCGTGGCCCAGACCGTCCTGCTCGGCCAGGCGCGCCGAGCGCAGCGCGCTCTCGACCATGGCTTCCATGGTGACCTCGCGCGCGTCTTTCGGTTCGGCGAGGGCGGCGTTCTCGTCCATCATCCGGGTGAGCAGTTGCTGGTCGAGCGAGCCCCAGTTCACTCCGATGCGTACCGGCTTCTTGTTCTCGGCCGCCACTTCGATCATGGTGCGGAAGTTCTCGTCGTCCTTCTTGCCGATGGAAACGTTCCCCGGGTTGATGCGGTACTTGGCCAGGGCGCGGGCGCAGCCCGGGTACTTCTTGAGCAGCAGGTGTCCGTTGTAGTGGAAGTCGCCGATGATGGGCACGCTCACGCCCTGCTTTTCCAGGCCTTCGACGATGGCCGGGAGGGCGGCCGCGGCCGCGTCATTGTTGACGGTGACGCGCACCAGCTCCGAGCCCGCGCGGGCCAGCGCCGCCACCTGGGCGATGGTTCCGGGGACGTCGGCGGTGTCGGTGTTGGTCATGGACTGCACCACCACCGGTGCGCCCGAGCCCACAGGCACTCCTCCCACTAAGGCCGTGACGGTTCTTCTGCGCTGAATGTTTGCCATGCGGAAGTTCTAGTTTAACACGCGGAAACCGCGTCCCTCAGGGGCTAAAGCCCCGCTCTTGAAACAAGCCTTTACGGCACGGTCGCTGCGCGAGTCAGGGCTGAAGCCCTGACCTACCGAGCTCTGCCCTCTCGTTTGTCTTGGCACTCCGGGGGATTCTCGATTGAATCTAATGGCTCAATGAATCAATGGCTCAATGCACCTACGGCAGGTAGCGGCTCAAGACGGGCAGCTTGCCCAGGTCGTTGTAGATGACCATGACGGCGAACAGGACGAGGAAGACGAACGCCGCCTGGTAGATGCGCTCCTTGATGCGGATACTGATGTCGCGGCGTAGCGTGCCCTCGATCATCAGCAGCAGCAGCACGCCGCCGTCCAGAATCGGGATGGGGAACAGGTTCAGGATGCCGAGGTTCAGGCTGATGGCGGCCATCAGCTGGAGCAGCGGAGTCCAGCCGCGCTGGCGGGCGGCGTCGCCGGAGGCGCGCGCGATGCTGATGGGCCCCTCGATCTGCTTGAAGGAGACCTTGCGCTGCACCATCTTCTGCACCAGCTCGACGATCAGCAGGGTGTAGCGCCGGTTGTCCTCGATGGACTTGACGAAGGCCTGGACCGGCGGCAGCTGGTTCACGTGGGTGAGGCTGGGCGCGGCGAAGCCGATGCGGTAGCGCTTGGAGCCGTCCAGGTCCGACATCACCGGCGTGACGTTGAACTTCATCTCCTGGCCGCCGCGCAGCACCGCGATCTCCAGCGGCTTCTCCTTGTTCTGCTGCATGTAATAAATGAGGACTTCGATCATGAATCTCGGGTTGCCCTCCGCCGGCAACTCGTGCACCGAGGTGCCGTTGAGGGCGACGATCTGGTCACCGGCCTTGATGCCCGCGCGGTCGGCGGGCATGCCGGACTCGATGCGGCCCACCTGGATGGGCTCCTCGGGGATCCATCCGGCGTCGCCGATGTGGCTGGGCCCTACCGTCGCCGGGATCATGCTGAGGTTCAGGGTCTCGCCGCCGCGCTGCACGGCCAGTTCGACCGGTTGCGAAGGGCTCAAGCTGACTTTCAAGAGCAGGTCGTCCCATCCGGGGTGCTGGACGTTCTCGATGCGGGTGATGCGGTCGCCCGGGCGGACGCCGGCCTTGGCTGCAGCCGAATCCTTCCCCACCCAACCCACCACCGGCGGTTTGTCATCCAGGAAGGCTAGGTACTCGTAGCGCACCATGTAGACGGCAGTGAGCAAGCCGACGGCCAGCAGCAGGTTCATGGCCGGCCCGGCAGTGACGATGAGGAAGCGGTGCCAGCGCGGGTGCGACATGAACTCGCCGGGATCGCCGGTGCGCGACTCCAGCGGGCTCTCGCCCGCCATGCGCACGTAGCCGCCCAGCGGCAGCACGCTGATGCGGTAGTCAGTGTCGCCCCGGCGGAATCCCCAAAGCCGCTTGCCGAAGCCGATGGAAAACACCTCCACCCGCACCCCCAGCAGCTTGGCCACGGCGTAGTGGCCGAATTCGTGCACCAGGATCATGATCCCGAGCACGA harbors:
- the ispG gene encoding flavodoxin-dependent (E)-4-hydroxy-3-methylbut-2-enyl-diphosphate synthase, translated to MANIQRRRTVTALVGGVPVGSGAPVVVQSMTNTDTADVPGTIAQVAALARAGSELVRVTVNNDAAAAALPAIVEGLEKQGVSVPIIGDFHYNGHLLLKKYPGCARALAKYRINPGNVSIGKKDDENFRTMIEVAAENKKPVRIGVNWGSLDQQLLTRMMDENAALAEPKDAREVTMEAMVESALRSARLAEQDGLGHDQIILSAKVSGVQDLIDVYRALAARCDYPLHLGLTEAGMGAKGIVSSTAALGVLLQEGIGDTIRVSLTPAPGGDRSEEVRVAQQILQSLGMRSFTPQVTACPGCGRTTSTFFQEMAEQIQSYLREQMPLWKERYAGVEEMKVAVMGCVVNGPGESKHSNIGISLPGTFEEPKAPVFVDGRLMTTLKGDRIVAEFIQILDNYVESHYGAKTKEVARV
- a CDS encoding site-2 protease family protein, producing the protein MQDFLITIVSVGFVLGIMILVHEFGHYAVAKLLGVRVEVFSIGFGKRLWGFRRGDTDYRISVLPLGGYVRMAGESPLESRTGDPGEFMSHPRWHRFLIVTAGPAMNLLLAVGLLTAVYMVRYEYLAFLDDKPPVVGWVGKDSAAAKAGVRPGDRITRIENVQHPGWDDLLLKVSLSPSQPVELAVQRGGETLNLSMIPATVGPSHIGDAGWIPEEPIQVGRIESGMPADRAGIKAGDQIVALNGTSVHELPAEGNPRFMIEVLIYYMQQNKEKPLEIAVLRGGQEMKFNVTPVMSDLDGSKRYRIGFAAPSLTHVNQLPPVQAFVKSIEDNRRYTLLIVELVQKMVQRKVSFKQIEGPISIARASGDAARQRGWTPLLQLMAAISLNLGILNLFPIPILDGGVLLLLMIEGTLRRDISIRIKERIYQAAFVFLVLFAVMVIYNDLGKLPVLSRYLP